The following proteins are co-located in the Silene latifolia isolate original U9 population chromosome 1, ASM4854445v1, whole genome shotgun sequence genome:
- the LOC141597085 gene encoding uncharacterized protein LOC141597085 codes for MTKKRKKEKKKEMLKIRGSQLSLLFPLYASLPFNYNSTSTLLRVMTSVSTTHSSIWLYGPQQHHFPRKISEPSTWGHMRRSIPHKSSFRWRHYLMSSDHCSRAGHHHIVCSSILDSNDPEEPEDENLKEPSKPENGGAIRDSFRDNLERTVGVDDSKFNGTDLATLIRNKYGRSYDVQLIKKEFMGKNFLAMNVMWKYREQRSFPLTEEEYIWRLDDVANSLKCWGAVSHIRNSLQKLKERPRIGKAVSIFIDMDEFGARSNEWIYK; via the exons atgacaaaaaaaagaaagaaagaaaagaaaaaagaaatgcTGAAAATAAGAGGCTCTCAGCTCTCCCTCCTTTTCCCTCTTTACGCTTCTCTTCCTTTCAATTACAACTCTACTTCTACTCTACTCAG AGTTATGACTAGTGTATCAACTACTCATTCAAGTATATGGCTCTATGGGCCTCAACAACACCATTTTCCCCGAAAAATAAGCGAACCAAGTACATGGGGGCATATGAGACGGTCAATTCCTCATAAGTCAAGCTTCCGTTGGAGACATTATCTCATGTCTAGTGATCATTGTAGTAGAGCTGGCCATCATCACATTGTTTGTTCAAGCATATTGGATAGCAATGATCCGGAAGAGCCAGAAGATGAAAACCTGAAGGAGCCCTCAAAACCAGAGAACGGAGGG GCAATTCGTGACAGTTTTAGGGACAATTTAGAAAGAACAGTTGGAGTTGACGACTCTAAATTTAATGGGACTGATCTTGCAACTCTTATTAGGAATAAATATGGAAGATCCTATGACGTTCAGCTCATTAAGAAG GAATTCATGGGTAAAAACTTTCTAGCTATGAACGTTATGTGGAAGTATAGGGAGCAG AGATCATTCCCATTAACTGAAGAAGAATACATATGGAGGCTTGATGATGTAGCAAACTCACTGAAATGTTGGGGTGCGGTGTCACATATCAGAAACAGCTTGCAAAAGTTGAAGGAACGCCCCCGTATTGGCAAG GCTGTCAGCATTTTTATAGACATGGATGAATTCGGAGCTCGTTCAAATGAATGGATTTACAAGTGA
- the LOC141649220 gene encoding uncharacterized protein LOC141649220, with protein MLLALLITNPAGNILIERFNGVPSEERSHWRSFLLKLGAENSKAAKSEELFVAHHKSVFVVYTLLGDVTIFTLGKDDYDELGLSEIIRTVTASIKDVCEKPPSERRFLDKYGRICLSLDEIFWKGLMETNDRDRVKRLVKLKPPTEL; from the exons ATGTTACTTGCACTTCTAATCACAAATCCTGCTGGCAACATTTTAATTGAGAG ATTTAATGGTGTTCCATCAGAGGAACGATCACATTGGCGTTCTTTCTTACTTAAACTTGGGGCAGAGAATTCGAAGGCAGCTAAAAGTGAAGAACTTTTTGTTGCTCATCACAA ATCTGTTTTTGTTGTGTACACTTTACTTGGTGATGTGACCATTTTCACTCTTGGCAAGGATGACTATGACGAACTTGGAT TGTCAGAGATAATTCGTACAGTTACAGCATCTATTAAGGACGTATGTGAGAAACCTCCATCAGAGCGAAGATTTCTTGACAAGTATGGAAGAATATGTTTGTCTCTTGATGAAATCTTTTGGAAG GGATTAATGGAAACTAATGATAGAGACAGAGTGAAGAGGCTAGTCAAGCTCAAGCCTCCAACCGAATTATAA